The following proteins are co-located in the Dyadobacter chenwenxiniae genome:
- the proC gene encoding pyrroline-5-carboxylate reductase → MKIAIIGCGNMGMAFARAFLKFDLVKKEDFLMVEKSEDRMDSLNSFQPGVISGVIGPQIGEYDLIILSVKPQDFTPVSQALREVVKPHQVILSIMAGVTIERIQNSLEHKAVIRAMPNTPAMLGMGITAYSASPEVDINQLRKIENLINATGRSVFLEDEDQLNAVTALSGSGPAYFFYVVKAMIEAGKQMGFEESVAALLVKQTMLGSFHLINTADKSLDELIKAVASKGGTTEAALGQFEAGHLNETLKNGIIAAQVRSTELSKG, encoded by the coding sequence ATGAAAATTGCAATTATCGGCTGCGGCAATATGGGAATGGCCTTTGCGCGCGCTTTCCTGAAATTTGATCTGGTTAAAAAGGAAGACTTTTTGATGGTCGAAAAGAGTGAAGACCGCATGGATAGTCTGAACAGTTTCCAGCCCGGCGTCATTTCAGGCGTTATCGGGCCGCAGATCGGTGAATATGACCTGATCATTCTTTCTGTAAAGCCGCAGGATTTCACGCCCGTATCACAAGCATTGCGCGAAGTGGTGAAGCCGCATCAGGTGATTTTGTCGATTATGGCGGGTGTAACCATTGAACGCATTCAAAATTCGCTGGAACATAAAGCCGTTATTCGGGCCATGCCTAACACGCCTGCAATGCTCGGAATGGGTATAACCGCCTATTCCGCGTCGCCGGAAGTGGACATTAACCAGCTCAGAAAAATCGAAAACCTGATCAACGCAACGGGGCGGTCTGTGTTCTTGGAAGATGAGGATCAATTGAATGCGGTTACTGCATTAAGCGGCAGCGGGCCTGCTTATTTTTTCTATGTGGTAAAAGCAATGATCGAAGCCGGTAAGCAAATGGGTTTTGAAGAGTCTGTGGCTGCGTTATTAGTGAAGCAAACCATGCTGGGATCATTTCACTTGATCAATACGGCGGACAAATCTTTGGATGAACTGATTAAGGCCGTCGCCTCGAAGGGCGGAACTACGGAAGCAGCATTAGGACAGTTCGAAGCGGGACATCTAAATGAAACATTGAAAAACGGCATTATCGCTGCGCAAGTAAGGTCAACCGAATTATCAAAAGGATAA
- a CDS encoding transglutaminase family protein, producing the protein MAIKVAISHKTKYKFDRSVSLSPHIFRLRPAPHSRTAIEGYSLKISPEKHFINWQQDPFGNYQARVVFPEKTTELSIEVEVIAKMQVINPFDFFVEEYAEMYPFSYEQTLKKELGPYLEPREASPALMEWVEKAKVNRDIKIVDFLVHLNQQIYNAIHYNIRMEVGVQTCEETLNIKSGSCRDSAWLFVQILRHLGIASRFVSGYLVQLTSDIKSLDGPSGPEEDFTDLHAWTEAYVPGAGWIGLDPTSGLFASEGHIPLCCTPDYASAAPVSGATDICEVTFEFDNKVFRIHEDPRVTKPYSEEQWAAVMQVGHDVEKDLQEGDVRLTMGGEPTFISIDDFESPEWNTAADGPLKRQLAYDLALRLKQRFAHGGLLHFGQGKWYPGEPFPRWQYALYWRNDGVPMWRNDDLVTKEGQTKYTFREAELFTTELTKYLGLDTNNITPAYEDPIYWAMEEGKLPVNVDPLKVNLKDSIERRTLAKLLEKGLNNPAGFVLPIKWNEKGKHWSSSAWQFKREHCFLVPGNSAIGFRLPLKSLPEVAKAHREQPVERSSFEDLPPLLDFKPIVESRYGSVAPPYVLPVNPVVEEDDDQKTKKSSDEDDKLLFELPIIKTALCVEERDGILYIYLPPTDYLEHYLDLMASIEATAEKLQMPVRIEGYAAPTDHRVQKLIVTPDPGVIEVNIHPAKNWQELVDNISALYEEAFFSRLGTDKFMVDGRHTGTGGGNHVTIGGATPSDSPILRRPDLLRSLVTYWQHHPALSYLFAGPFIGPTSQAPRIDEGRDEKLYEVEIAFEQIPEGEEVPFWMVDRIFRNLLVDITGNTHRSEFCMDKLYSPDSATGQLGILEFRAFDMPPHKHMNLVQTLLVRALIAKFWKEPYKHKLIRWGTELHDRFLLPHFAYLDMVDVVNDLKDAGYNFDISWFDPFFEFRFPHYGGITVDNIQLDLRLGIEPWHVLGEELSNSGTARFVDSSLERLQVKVSGFVEGRHILVCNGCRVPLRSSGIKGEFVSGIRYKAWNPPSALHPTIGADAPLVFDIVDTWNNRILGGCTYFVSHPGGRSFDTYPVNSFEAESRKISLFQGFGHTPSAKQEVPILEKSTGSVSRFVAETKKEMKSDTPIELINPEYPNTLDLRKYWKSK; encoded by the coding sequence ATGGCTATAAAAGTTGCTATTTCTCATAAAACAAAATATAAGTTTGACCGGAGTGTTTCGCTTTCACCGCACATTTTCCGGTTGCGCCCTGCCCCTCATTCCAGAACTGCCATTGAAGGTTACTCATTAAAAATATCCCCTGAAAAACATTTTATAAACTGGCAGCAAGATCCGTTCGGCAATTATCAGGCACGGGTGGTGTTTCCGGAAAAAACGACGGAATTAAGCATAGAAGTCGAGGTGATAGCCAAAATGCAGGTCATTAATCCTTTCGATTTCTTTGTGGAAGAGTATGCGGAAATGTATCCGTTTTCCTATGAGCAAACATTAAAAAAAGAGCTCGGTCCGTATCTTGAACCCAGAGAAGCAAGTCCGGCTTTGATGGAATGGGTTGAAAAAGCAAAGGTTAATCGTGACATTAAGATCGTAGATTTTCTGGTTCACTTGAATCAACAGATTTACAATGCAATCCATTACAACATTCGCATGGAAGTGGGCGTCCAGACGTGCGAAGAAACACTGAATATCAAGAGCGGTTCCTGCCGCGATTCGGCTTGGTTGTTTGTGCAGATACTCAGACATTTAGGCATTGCTTCGCGCTTCGTTTCGGGTTATCTCGTTCAGCTAACTTCTGATATTAAATCATTGGACGGGCCATCTGGCCCGGAGGAGGATTTTACGGATTTGCACGCCTGGACGGAGGCTTATGTGCCCGGCGCGGGATGGATCGGCTTGGACCCGACTTCCGGGCTTTTCGCAAGTGAAGGCCACATTCCGCTTTGCTGCACACCCGATTATGCGAGTGCTGCACCGGTTTCGGGCGCGACGGACATTTGCGAGGTGACATTTGAATTTGATAACAAAGTTTTCCGCATACACGAAGATCCGCGCGTAACCAAGCCTTATTCCGAAGAGCAATGGGCGGCTGTGATGCAGGTTGGGCATGATGTAGAGAAAGATTTGCAGGAAGGCGATGTGCGCCTGACCATGGGCGGCGAGCCAACATTCATTTCAATCGATGATTTTGAATCACCGGAATGGAACACTGCTGCTGATGGGCCATTGAAACGACAGTTGGCGTATGATCTGGCATTAAGGCTTAAACAGCGCTTTGCACATGGCGGACTTTTGCATTTCGGACAGGGCAAATGGTATCCCGGAGAACCCTTTCCAAGATGGCAATATGCGCTTTACTGGAGAAATGACGGTGTTCCAATGTGGCGCAATGATGATTTGGTAACCAAAGAAGGCCAGACAAAATACACTTTCCGCGAAGCTGAGCTTTTTACAACGGAGCTTACAAAATATCTTGGTTTAGATACTAACAACATTACACCCGCCTACGAAGACCCGATTTACTGGGCGATGGAAGAAGGCAAACTGCCCGTTAATGTTGATCCGTTAAAGGTTAATCTCAAAGATTCTATTGAAAGAAGGACTTTGGCCAAATTGCTGGAAAAAGGGCTTAATAACCCTGCTGGATTTGTTTTGCCCATTAAATGGAATGAAAAAGGTAAGCATTGGTCAAGTTCAGCATGGCAGTTTAAGCGTGAACATTGTTTTCTCGTTCCGGGAAATTCCGCAATCGGGTTTAGGTTACCGCTAAAATCACTTCCCGAAGTTGCAAAAGCGCATCGCGAGCAGCCTGTTGAGCGCAGTTCTTTTGAAGATTTGCCGCCGCTGCTTGATTTTAAGCCCATCGTTGAATCACGTTATGGCTCGGTTGCGCCGCCTTATGTGCTTCCGGTGAATCCGGTGGTTGAGGAAGATGATGATCAAAAGACGAAAAAGAGCAGCGACGAAGATGACAAGCTGTTGTTTGAGCTTCCTATTATCAAAACTGCGCTTTGCGTGGAAGAGCGGGACGGCATTCTGTATATTTATTTGCCCCCAACAGATTATCTCGAACATTATTTGGATCTGATGGCTTCGATTGAAGCCACGGCGGAAAAGCTTCAAATGCCGGTCAGGATTGAAGGTTATGCTGCGCCAACTGATCACCGCGTTCAAAAGCTGATTGTTACACCCGATCCAGGTGTTATTGAAGTGAACATTCATCCGGCCAAAAACTGGCAGGAACTGGTTGACAACATTAGTGCGCTGTATGAAGAGGCTTTCTTTTCAAGATTGGGCACAGATAAATTCATGGTGGATGGGCGTCATACGGGAACGGGCGGCGGCAACCACGTTACAATCGGAGGCGCAACGCCTTCTGACAGCCCTATCTTGCGCCGTCCGGATCTGCTCAGGAGTTTAGTGACTTACTGGCAGCATCATCCCGCATTGAGTTATCTTTTCGCAGGACCATTTATTGGCCCCACAAGTCAGGCTCCGCGCATTGATGAAGGGCGGGATGAGAAACTCTATGAGGTTGAAATTGCTTTTGAACAAATTCCTGAGGGCGAAGAAGTGCCATTCTGGATGGTGGACCGCATTTTCAGAAACTTGCTGGTGGACATTACTGGGAATACGCACCGCTCGGAGTTTTGCATGGATAAGCTTTATTCGCCTGATTCGGCAACGGGACAGTTAGGGATTCTGGAATTCCGCGCGTTCGATATGCCGCCGCATAAGCACATGAATTTGGTGCAAACATTGCTGGTAAGGGCATTAATAGCCAAATTTTGGAAAGAACCATACAAGCACAAGCTTATTCGCTGGGGAACCGAGTTGCACGACCGATTCCTGCTGCCGCACTTCGCTTACCTGGATATGGTGGACGTTGTGAATGACCTGAAAGATGCGGGTTATAACTTCGATATTTCGTGGTTTGATCCCTTCTTCGAGTTCCGTTTTCCCCATTATGGCGGCATTACAGTTGATAACATTCAGCTCGATTTGCGCCTTGGGATTGAGCCGTGGCATGTTTTGGGAGAAGAATTATCCAACAGCGGCACGGCCCGTTTTGTGGACTCTTCCTTGGAGCGCTTGCAGGTAAAAGTGAGCGGATTTGTGGAAGGAAGGCATATTCTGGTTTGTAATGGCTGTCGCGTTCCTTTGCGCAGTTCGGGGATCAAAGGAGAATTCGTATCCGGAATCCGCTACAAAGCCTGGAATCCGCCATCCGCGTTGCACCCGACGATCGGGGCCGATGCGCCGCTGGTTTTTGACATTGTGGATACATGGAATAACCGTATCTTGGGCGGTTGCACTTATTTCGTTTCGCATCCTGGCGGCCGCAGTTTTGATACTTATCCTGTCAATAGTTTTGAAGCAGAATCGCGCAAGATCAGCTTGTTTCAAGGTTTTGGACACACGCCATCTGCCAAGCAGGAAGTGCCTATTTTGGAAAAATCAACAGGCAGCGTATCCCGCTTTGTTGCAGAAACGAAGAAAGAAATGAAAAGCGACACGCCGATAGAATTAATCAATCCGGAGTATCCAAATACGCTGGATTTACGTAAATACTGGAAATCGAAATAG
- a CDS encoding circularly permuted type 2 ATP-grasp protein — MNLLQSYQSGLSSYDEVLDLNGNIKPYWKALFEKLEKLGMHELKSRDQEIIGKLRENGVTYNVYGTPDGLNRPWQLDPIPFLIEQKEWNGIAKGLEQRAILLDLILKDLYGPRNLVKDGIIPAELVFDNTGFFRACIDIKIPANKQLTMFAADMARGPDGQMWVVDNRTQAPSGSGYTLENRVVMSKLLPELAEGMYVSKLSPYFNSLQNTVLKLSDKSKEAPNIVYLTPGPNNEAYFEHAYLASYLGYTLAQGDDLLVRNGCVWLKSIDGLQKVDVIIRRIDDDWCDPLELREDSRLGVPGLLQAIRLGNVQVLNPPGTSVLENHAFHAFMGNISNYFLGEKLLMPSVATWWCGHVKELRYVLDHMDELIIKKANRKTRFKSIYGRLLSFAEKEELKKMIMQRPHEFIAQQEVSLSTTPSFVNGNIEPRYAALRAFMVADENGYHVMQGGLTRSSAVKDRFVISNQNGGLSKDTWIVSDTTEEIQEKIVFTSPVSVNKHVSLPSRSAENLFWIGRYCERTMAVIKFMNITINVLNLDRNFGGSAKQEHIKILLQSLTHLSSTYPGFLEEEDPLSDPYHEIIDLISNTSRPGTIAANIGSFLNAVAAVRNQWDQEIWRIVDLIDNGYHEILNASSMHHNNIQKTLDGLFNNMFTFLGVIAESMPRDNSFLLLETGKLIERILSRISVIQSNFGVRNAPGVENELIEATLINHHLLVNYRQIYKSHLSVEAMLDMVLLEKTLPYSLVYMLDELKNNIGKLPVTTRGERLNDAQKYVLKASTLIKLADISELSKSNGSFERADLFDLLSEVSKLISAVSVNLTNMYFSHTLMHHSFYAPVDYDTDEI; from the coding sequence GTGAATCTTTTACAATCCTATCAAAGCGGTCTGAGTTCTTACGATGAAGTCCTTGATCTGAACGGAAATATCAAGCCCTACTGGAAAGCACTTTTTGAGAAGCTGGAAAAACTGGGGATGCACGAGCTGAAAAGCCGTGACCAGGAAATCATCGGCAAGCTCAGGGAAAACGGGGTGACTTATAATGTGTACGGAACGCCTGACGGCCTCAACCGCCCGTGGCAGCTGGATCCGATCCCATTTTTGATTGAACAAAAAGAATGGAACGGCATTGCCAAAGGCCTTGAACAACGCGCTATCCTGCTTGATTTGATTTTAAAAGACCTTTACGGACCCAGAAATCTTGTAAAAGATGGAATAATCCCTGCTGAACTCGTTTTTGACAATACTGGTTTCTTTCGCGCCTGCATTGATATAAAAATCCCTGCTAACAAACAACTTACGATGTTTGCGGCAGACATGGCACGCGGTCCGGACGGTCAAATGTGGGTCGTGGATAACCGGACGCAGGCGCCATCGGGCTCGGGTTATACATTGGAAAACCGCGTGGTGATGAGTAAGCTGCTCCCCGAGCTGGCTGAGGGAATGTATGTGAGCAAATTGTCGCCGTATTTTAATAGTCTTCAAAACACGGTTTTAAAATTATCGGATAAAAGCAAAGAAGCGCCCAACATTGTCTATCTGACTCCGGGGCCTAATAATGAAGCTTATTTTGAACATGCTTATCTGGCTTCCTACCTAGGTTACACACTCGCACAGGGCGACGATTTGCTTGTTCGGAATGGCTGTGTTTGGCTTAAATCCATTGATGGGCTGCAAAAAGTAGACGTTATCATTCGTCGGATCGATGACGACTGGTGCGATCCTTTGGAATTGCGTGAAGATTCGAGATTAGGCGTTCCGGGATTGCTGCAAGCGATCCGGCTGGGAAATGTCCAGGTGCTGAATCCGCCCGGAACCAGTGTTTTGGAAAATCATGCGTTTCATGCCTTTATGGGCAACATTAGCAATTATTTTCTGGGGGAAAAGTTACTGATGCCGTCCGTTGCAACCTGGTGGTGCGGGCACGTGAAAGAGCTTCGGTATGTGCTGGATCACATGGATGAGCTTATTATTAAGAAAGCAAATCGAAAAACGAGATTTAAGTCTATATATGGCAGGCTGCTGAGTTTTGCAGAGAAGGAAGAGCTGAAAAAAATGATCATGCAGCGGCCGCATGAGTTTATTGCGCAGCAGGAAGTGAGCTTGTCTACGACGCCATCATTTGTGAATGGCAACATTGAGCCGCGTTATGCAGCATTGCGGGCTTTTATGGTTGCTGACGAAAACGGTTACCATGTCATGCAAGGCGGTTTGACGAGGAGTTCGGCCGTAAAAGACCGGTTTGTAATTTCAAATCAAAATGGCGGGTTGTCAAAAGACACGTGGATTGTGTCCGATACGACGGAAGAGATTCAGGAAAAAATCGTTTTCACTTCGCCGGTTTCGGTTAATAAACACGTTTCACTGCCCAGCCGCAGTGCTGAAAACTTATTCTGGATTGGCCGTTATTGCGAGCGGACGATGGCGGTGATCAAGTTTATGAACATTACGATCAATGTGCTCAATTTGGACCGCAACTTCGGAGGCTCAGCCAAACAGGAGCATATCAAGATCCTGCTGCAATCGCTGACGCATCTTTCCTCAACCTATCCCGGCTTTTTGGAAGAAGAAGATCCTTTGTCAGACCCTTATCACGAAATCATTGACCTGATTTCCAACACCAGCCGGCCCGGAACGATTGCGGCTAACATTGGCTCGTTTTTGAATGCAGTGGCAGCGGTCAGGAACCAGTGGGACCAGGAAATATGGCGGATTGTGGATCTGATTGATAATGGTTATCACGAGATTTTGAATGCATCTTCAATGCATCATAACAACATTCAGAAGACATTGGATGGCTTGTTTAATAATATGTTCACGTTCCTGGGTGTGATCGCGGAAAGCATGCCGCGGGACAATAGTTTTTTATTGTTGGAAACCGGAAAGCTGATCGAGCGGATTCTTTCAAGGATTAGCGTTATACAGTCTAATTTTGGTGTCAGAAATGCGCCGGGCGTGGAAAACGAGTTGATTGAGGCCACATTGATCAACCACCATTTGCTGGTCAATTACAGGCAGATTTATAAGTCGCATTTGAGTGTGGAAGCGATGCTGGATATGGTTTTGTTGGAAAAAACATTGCCTTACTCGTTGGTTTACATGCTGGATGAGCTCAAAAACAACATTGGCAAATTACCCGTAACGACGCGGGGAGAAAGGCTTAATGATGCGCAGAAATATGTTTTGAAAGCATCGACATTAATCAAGCTTGCCGACATTTCGGAATTGAGCAAAAGCAATGGGTCATTTGAAAGGGCTGATTTGTTTGATCTGCTTTCCGAAGTTTCCAAGCTTATTAGCGCGGTTTCGGTGAATTTGACCAATATGTATTTCAGCCATACGCTTATGCATCATTCATTTTACGCACCAGTGGATTACGACACGGATGAAATATAA
- a CDS encoding transglutaminase family protein, which produces MKYKLIHKTEYKYAEAVNNYHSLLCLAPRTLPDQKCSDFKIEILPEPTQVIERTDFYGNKTHYFSLHAPHKTLTVLTTATVERTLAPNGSLFPPSDISCEAALQRLISDRALKISLLEYMLPSPSIKWDQEIRNFAQDCFADHLPLFDCVNALCGKIYREFKFVPDFTTVNTPIKEVLHAKKGVCQDFSHLAIACIRSFGFAARYVSGYLETLPPPGKQKLQGSDASHAWISVYIPDHGWCDFDPTNNIVPGERHIVTAWGRDYTDVPPLKGIIFSYGKHTLSVEVDVIPV; this is translated from the coding sequence ATGAAATATAAACTGATCCATAAAACGGAATATAAATACGCGGAGGCCGTGAACAATTATCACAGCCTGCTTTGCCTTGCGCCAAGAACATTGCCCGATCAGAAATGCAGCGATTTTAAAATAGAAATTTTGCCAGAGCCCACCCAGGTCATCGAGCGCACCGATTTTTATGGAAATAAAACACATTATTTTTCCCTGCATGCCCCGCACAAAACGTTAACTGTGCTCACCACAGCAACAGTTGAACGCACACTCGCCCCCAACGGCTCTTTGTTCCCGCCATCAGACATTTCCTGCGAAGCGGCGCTACAACGTCTCATTTCCGACCGGGCGCTTAAAATTTCGTTGCTGGAATATATGCTGCCGAGTCCGTCTATAAAGTGGGATCAGGAAATCAGGAACTTTGCGCAGGATTGTTTTGCGGATCATTTGCCATTGTTTGATTGTGTCAATGCGCTTTGTGGGAAGATTTACAGAGAATTTAAGTTTGTGCCCGATTTCACGACGGTTAACACGCCTATTAAGGAAGTTTTGCATGCTAAAAAGGGCGTATGTCAGGATTTTTCGCATTTGGCGATTGCTTGTATCCGGAGTTTTGGCTTTGCTGCAAGATATGTTAGTGGATATCTGGAAACATTGCCGCCGCCCGGAAAGCAGAAATTACAAGGCTCTGATGCGTCGCACGCGTGGATATCGGTTTATATTCCCGATCATGGCTGGTGCGATTTTGACCCGACGAATAACATTGTTCCCGGTGAGCGCCACATTGTCACCGCCTGGGGCCGCGATTACACCGATGTTCCGCCATTGAAGGGCATTATTTTCAGTTATGGAAAACATACGCTTTCGGTGGAAGTGGATGTGATTCCGGTGTGA
- a CDS encoding pyruvate dehydrogenase complex E1 component subunit beta encodes MKELAFRDAIRDAMSEEMRLDKSIFLMGEEVAEYNGAYKASQGMLDEFGPERVIDTPIAELGFAGIAVGAAGNGLRPIVEFMTFNFSLVAIDQIINSAAKILSMSAGQYGCPIVFRGPTGNAGQLGAQHSQNFENWFANTPGLKVVVPSNPYDAKGLLKSSIRDNNPVIFMESEVMYGDKMQVPEEEYLIPLGKADVKRQGKDVTIVSFGKMIPRVVMPAVLQLEKEGIDVEVVDLRTVRPIDYPAVIESVKKTNRCVVVEEAWPLASISTEITYHIQRHAFDYMDAPVIRVTNRDVPLPYAPTLIEEILPSTKRVIEAVKSVLYK; translated from the coding sequence ATGAAAGAATTAGCATTCAGAGATGCCATTCGCGACGCCATGTCGGAAGAGATGCGCCTTGACAAGAGTATTTTTTTAATGGGAGAGGAAGTTGCAGAATACAACGGCGCCTATAAAGCAAGTCAGGGAATGTTGGACGAATTCGGTCCCGAGCGCGTAATTGACACGCCCATTGCTGAGCTTGGCTTTGCAGGGATCGCAGTTGGAGCAGCCGGAAACGGACTTCGCCCGATCGTTGAATTCATGACCTTCAACTTTTCTTTGGTTGCAATCGATCAGATCATCAACAGCGCTGCGAAAATTCTTTCCATGTCTGCCGGACAATATGGCTGCCCTATTGTTTTCCGCGGACCAACGGGTAATGCCGGACAATTGGGTGCTCAGCATTCCCAGAATTTCGAGAACTGGTTTGCTAACACGCCAGGTTTGAAAGTGGTTGTTCCATCCAACCCCTATGATGCAAAAGGACTACTGAAATCTTCTATTCGTGATAATAACCCCGTTATTTTCATGGAATCGGAAGTAATGTACGGAGACAAGATGCAGGTTCCTGAGGAAGAATATCTGATTCCATTGGGCAAAGCGGATGTGAAACGTCAGGGAAAAGATGTTACGATCGTTTCTTTTGGTAAAATGATCCCACGGGTTGTTATGCCGGCTGTTTTGCAATTGGAAAAAGAAGGAATTGACGTGGAAGTTGTGGATTTGAGAACAGTTCGTCCTATCGACTATCCTGCTGTCATTGAATCCGTTAAGAAAACAAATCGTTGCGTGGTTGTAGAAGAGGCCTGGCCACTTGCATCCATTTCAACTGAAATCACATATCACATTCAGCGCCACGCATTTGACTATATGGATGCGCCGGTGATCCGCGTAACCAACCGCGATGTGCCGCTTCCATACGCGCCGACCTTGATCGAAGAGATCCTGCCGAGCACGAAACGCGTTATTGAAGCTGTAAAATCAGTGCTTTACAAGTAA
- a CDS encoding TraR/DksA family transcriptional regulator yields the protein MMQEERTRYSEEELREFEELIRGKLEATMSELNYIKGGLSKKNDSGTDITAGSAKLVEDGADASERENLSQLAARLQKYSIQLENALVRIKNGTYGVCIDTGKLIPKERLRIVPHTQQTIEAKLRRAS from the coding sequence ATTATGCAAGAAGAACGCACAAGATATTCAGAGGAAGAGCTGAGGGAGTTTGAAGAACTCATTCGCGGCAAATTGGAAGCGACTATGAGTGAGCTTAATTATATCAAAGGAGGTTTAAGTAAAAAAAACGACAGCGGCACGGACATTACTGCCGGTTCTGCCAAACTTGTAGAAGACGGAGCAGACGCCAGCGAGCGTGAAAACCTGAGCCAACTGGCCGCCAGATTGCAGAAATATTCCATTCAGTTGGAAAATGCATTGGTTCGCATTAAAAACGGCACCTACGGCGTTTGCATCGACACAGGCAAACTCATCCCAAAAGAAAGACTAAGAATTGTCCCCCATACACAGCAAACCATCGAAGCAAAGCTAAGAAGAGCAAGCTAA
- a CDS encoding DUF6922 domain-containing protein, protein MPEYDKPNIPSRLLWEFDYDSFDFEKSYKIVIERILERGNLDNWREMIRFYSKSQILETIDWSSQIEERDKRFSRLFINSDFVNVT, encoded by the coding sequence ATGCCTGAATACGACAAGCCTAACATTCCGTCACGGCTTCTTTGGGAGTTTGATTATGACAGTTTCGACTTTGAAAAGTCGTATAAAATCGTAATTGAGCGGATTTTAGAACGTGGTAATCTTGATAATTGGCGTGAGATGATTCGATTTTATTCAAAAAGCCAAATTTTGGAAACAATAGATTGGTCATCACAAATAGAAGAAAGAGACAAACGTTTTTCCAGACTATTCATTAACTCAGATTTTGTTAATGTTACATAA
- a CDS encoding nucleotidyl transferase AbiEii/AbiGii toxin family protein, which translates to MLHKDPFVIHPDTFKLIQHIQAIPELKSFYLVGGTSLALQIGHRNSIDIDLFTNIPFETNELIELLRESFKVEVSYQKSTNNLFTFIDNIKTDFIRHDYELIKQPQKEEGITFLGMEDIAAMKVNAIINSGKRMKDFVDIYFLLEYFSLNEIISFFEKKYPHMNPLIALKSLSYFNDIDPEMDPPKLKVKLPFSKIQQRIEQAIISGNKLFP; encoded by the coding sequence ATGTTACATAAGGATCCTTTCGTAATTCATCCCGATACATTTAAGCTGATACAGCATATTCAAGCTATTCCTGAACTGAAAAGCTTTTATTTGGTTGGAGGCACTTCACTTGCATTGCAAATCGGGCACCGAAATTCTATTGATATCGATCTTTTTACCAACATTCCATTTGAAACAAATGAGTTGATAGAATTGCTACGCGAATCTTTCAAAGTAGAAGTTTCATATCAAAAGAGCACAAACAACCTTTTTACCTTCATAGATAACATTAAGACCGATTTCATCCGGCATGATTACGAATTGATCAAACAGCCTCAAAAAGAAGAAGGCATTACGTTTCTAGGAATGGAAGATATTGCCGCAATGAAGGTAAACGCCATCATTAACTCAGGCAAACGGATGAAAGACTTTGTGGATATCTATTTTTTGCTTGAATATTTTTCGCTGAATGAGATTATTTCATTTTTTGAAAAAAAATATCCACACATGAATCCGCTGATCGCATTGAAATCACTATCCTATTTCAATGATATCGATCCGGAAATGGACCCGCCAAAACTCAAAGTTAAATTGCCATTTTCAAAGATTCAGCAACGCATTGAACAGGCTATCATTTCAGGAAATAAGCTCTTTCCATAA